ATGATGTGAGCAGATAGAAATGGCTTTTCCACACTCTGTATAATTTTTCAAGTATAAATGCTTTTATGTGCCATAAGGTATGAGCATGTTGGAAGTTTTGACACATTCTTTGTTTGTAGAGATTTTCTCCACTATCGATTATTTTACCTACAGTAAGATGTGACAACCATTTAAAGCCCTTGCCACGTTGTTCAGTTTTCTGAGGTTTCTCACTGATATTTCTCCAATGCTTAGGAAAGTTTGAGGTGTATACATAAGGTTTGCCAAACTTTTTTAGGTTCATAGGCATAATCTTTAGTATGAATTATGGCTGGATATATTTGAGCAATACTTAAAAGATCTTGCCATAGTCTTCcgatttgtatgatttttttccagTATGAATTTTCATAAGTTTAGTAAGGCTAAAGGACTGGTTAAAGACTTTCCCACATTCTTTAAATTTGTGGGATATCTCTTCAGTATGAACTCTCTTATGTCGAGTAAACTTGAGGAACAAGAAAAAGTTTTGCCACATTCTTGTCATTTGTAGGGTAtctctccagtatgaactctCTTATGTTTAGTAAAGCTTAAGGACCAGTAAAAGGCTTTGCAACATTCTTCACATTTCTGGATTCCTCTCCAGTATGAATCCTCTTATGTATAGTAAGGCCTGAAGACtgcttcacatttgtagggtttctctccagtatgattTCTCTTATGTTCATTCAGTTTTGAGGAGTGTTTAAAGACTCtgacacattcttcacatttatagggtttctcttcagtatgaattctctgatgtataGTAAGCTCAGAGGACCacttaaaagctttgccacattcttcacatttgtatggtttctctTCAGTATGAACTATCTTACGCTTAGTAAGGCTTGAGGAACAGTAAAAGCCTTTGCCATATTGTTCACATTTGTAGGATTCCTCTCCACTACGAGTTATCTTACGTTCATTCAGGTTTGAGGATTGTTTAAagactttgccacattcttcatatctgtagggtttctctccaatatgaattatcttatgtacATTAAGGTCTAAAGACTTCTCAAAAGCTTTGCCCATTCTTGACATTTGTAGTGTTTCTCTTCAGTATGAACTATGTTATGTTGAATAAGGTTTGAGGAACAGtaaaaggctttgccacatttttcacaattgtagggtttctctccagtatgaattctcctaTGTATAGTAAGGTTTGAAGATGCTTAAAAGCTTTGATGCATTCTTGACATTTGTAGtgcttctctccagtatgaactgTCTTATGTTTAGTAAAGCTTAAGGACCAGTAAAAGGCtttaccacattcttcacatttgtagggtttcttttcagtatgaattctcttttgTATAGTAAGGCCCAAAGACTGCTTACAAGCTTTGCCACAGTCTTCGCATTTGCAGGGTTTCTCTCCCATATGAATTCTCTTGTGTATAGTAAGGTTTGAAGACCacttaaaagctttgccacattcttgaTATTTGTAGCGTTTCTCTCCcctatgaattatcttatgtttagtaAAGCTTAAAAACCAATAAAAGGCTTTACCACATTCTTCGAATTTGTAAGggttctctccagtatgaattcttttaTGTAGAGTAAGGCCTGAAGGTtgcttaaaagctttgccacattcttcgcATTTGTAggatttctctccagtatgagctCTTATATGTTCATTCAGTTTTGAGGATTgtttaaaggctttgccacattcttcacatttgtagggtttctctccactatgaattctctgatgtataGTAAGGTCTGAAGACCACTTAAAAATTTTGCCACAAtctttacatttgtagggtttctctccagtatgaactaTGTTATATTGAGTAAGGCCTGAGGAAGAGtaaaaagctttgccacattcttcacatttatagggtttctctcaAGTATGAATTCTTTTATGTTCTTTCAGTTTTGAGGATTttctaaaggctttgccacattcatcACATTTGTAGGGCTTCTCTCCCATATGAATAATCTTATGTATGGTCAGGTTTAAAGACTACTtcaaagctttgccacattcttcatatTTGTAGGGTTTGTCTTCAGTATGAACTATGTTATGTTGAGTAAGGGTTGAGGAATAGgaaaaggctttgccacattcttcacatttgtaggttGCATCTCCAGTataaattttcttatgtttattcaGTTTTGAAGATTGTTTAAAGgctttgtcacattcttcacaCTTGTAGGGTCTCTCTTTAGTATGAATTCTCTCATGTATAGTAAGACCTGAAGACTGCTTAAActctttgccacattcttcacattggTAGGGTTTCTCTTCAGTATGAATTATCTGATGTTGTCTTAGGTGTAAGAACCTGTGAAAGAATtggccacattctttacatttgaaaggtttctctccagtatgtcTTCTCCTAAGTctatttgaatttgaaaatttcCTAAAGACTTTCACACATGTATTACTTTGAAGTATTTTGCTCTGAGTAATCGACAAACATTGGTTAAGTCCATTATAACCTCCTTCCTGCACCTTAGATGCATTCAAACTTTTACAgcctttttttatttgtaaattctcATGTCTACATTTCCCATATCTTCTCGGTATCActttttgaaatgaattttttatGTTCTGATCTAGCCAAAGGTCTTGGGTGAAATGAGAACAcagctgaaataaataaaaataacaaattatctcACTAGGCCCATGTGAATATACAAATCTATTGTTTACAAAtctaatacataaaattatacaaagtacATTAGCAACATGGCATAACAAAAAATCACAGGTCTTAATTCTTTTATAGACTTATAACAAAACTGTACTGACCAAAATGTCTTTATGGAAAATCTAAAAATGAGTTAAGTGTGTTCAGTGTACCAGGTGAGAAAAATGCCACAAGCCATACTGAATGGATAGAAAAGTTTGTTACATTTGCCCAACACCTTTCCTCCTCCATAATGCAGCATGGCACTTTTAGAAGTAAACTGCAATGCCTGGCATCTTccttaatatagaaaaaaaaaaaactagctcaTGTATTTTTACTTCTGGCTTCTGGGCACTTTTACAGAGACTTGTTTCTGTCTCCAGTGACAAAATGTGCTGAAGAAATGATGGTATACTTTGAAATAACAGCTTGAGTCTGCTGAGATCAAAGGTAAATATTACAGCAACAAACTACAGTACCACAGACATGCAATATGTATAGGGAGTAATTATAGACTGTTTAAGAAACACAGGCAAACCTCTTTAACTGAATAATCAACACAAAATTCCACACAAGACACATCATAACATATTTGATAGGCTCCCAGAATCTCTAATTGAGACAATTGGTTTCAGACTATGTTAGGACAACACTGCATTATAAAGATTGTGACAGGTGGCTGTTTGTTAATGTTCAAATCTCAACCAAAGAGTAcaatacatacaaaatattaCAGTGACATGgcctaagtaaaaaaaaaaactcaaaactgtCAGAAAACCACCATGAATATAAAGATgtacatattaattttaaatatttaacctaAATGGGAACACAGGtaactaaataaaatcagaaaaaatagaatattgaggaaaagatgaaaaatataatagaaattatggaagtagaaaatacaaatagaaataatgattgaggccaggtgtggtggctcatgtctgtagtcccagcactttgggagtttgaggcaggcagatcgcttgaacctagggaGTTCAAGTTTAAACCGGGAAACATGGCAATACTTCtcctctataaaaattaaaattagtcaggtgtattggcacacacctgtggtcccagtaaatgggaggctgaggtaggaggatcacgtAAGCCTAGGGAatccaaggctgcagtaagctgcaatcatgccactgtactcaaccccgggtgacagagcaagacactgtctcaaaaaattaagaataccTGAGAAATTctcaaaagtaagaaaataaggtTGTAAAAATGAAGAATCTCAACATACTAAAACTAGGAAACACACAGATCCATAACAAGACATGCAAAGCAAAGTTCCCAAAGTCACAGACAAGAAGAGAATCTTGAATGCTGGAAAATACATAATTATGGTTCTATGATATACCCAGTGACTCTTTCAACAAAAACCTTGCAGGCCAGAAGGAAATTGTGTGCTATAGTAGAGGTGCCAAGTGAAAACTAGCTTCTATGTAAGAATAATATAACCAGCAAAACTGTgctacaaaatgaagaaaaagtaaagaccTCTAAAGATAACCAAATGTGGAAAAATTATATCAACACTACATGTGCCCTACAAAAAATGCTGAGAAGAGTCCTCCTACTAAAACTATATGAcgctaaaaaacaaaactatcataTAAAAACAGATAGCTTTCTAGGAAAGATATAAAGATATGCAAATATTATACCAAAAAATCCTGTAGCATTATCATAATaccaaaaaagttttatttaattattctctAAAATCTAAagataaaagctaaaaataataataaacatctgTTAATAAACATATAACATAAATAGATATGTTTGGTGACATCAATAACTAAGTTGAGAACAGATGGAATAAATAATTTGTGCATGAACCTGAATTTAAATTTCACcacttcaaaatatattgttGAAATTTTAAGAGGTTTTTATATAATCCTGAAGGCACCCACAAAGAAAATGTCTGTATagatacaaaaaaggaaataagaaagaagtgACAGCCTAtccatacaaaaatcaaaaagacATAAAGGAAGATAGAATGAGAAACAGACATGCAAGAAtcattaaacaataaaataacaataatctttgtcttcagaaaataaatattttaaaaatagactttccAATCAATACACATACATTGAATAGAgggattatataaaattttatataccaAGATCCAACTTGCCTTTCTTCAAGAGTCACTTGAGATCTAGTAGTGAAATCAGCCTGAAAGTGGCAAGTGGAAGAAGACATTTCGGCAAACATTAACCAAATGAGAGCAGAAGAGATCAAAATTGTATTATACGAAATACGTCGTAAGTCAACAActctcttattttataaaatatactttatatcaaaattcacaagagaaaaaaggttattaaacaataataaagacatcatttattgaaaatgtatgacaaatatgtgcatacatatatttatatgtttgtgtgtgtatgtgtatttctcACATGAGGTTTccaaaaatacaaagcaaaaattgacagaattaaagcaacaaacagaaagcaatataattataataagatattttaatactTCAATTTCTGCAatgaacaataaaacaaaacaatattaataatagaaaagagggccgggtatggtggctcacgcctgtaatcccagcactttgggaggccgaggcaggcgatcacggggtcaggagatcgagaccatcctggctaatacgatgaaacccggtctctactaaaaatacaaaaaattagcagggtgtggtggcaggtgcctgtaatcctaggtactcaggaggctgaggcaggagaatggcatgaacccaggaggcggagcttgcagtgagacgagattgcaccactgcactccagcctgggtgagagcgagactctgtctcaaaaaaaaaaaaaaaggaaaagagaaactgaAAGCAGTACAGATGGGGAcaagtggctcatgcttgtaattccagcactttgggaggccaaggaggacagatcacctgaagtaaggagtttaagaccagcctggccaacatggcgaaaccctatctctactaaaaccccatctctactaaaaatagccagttgcggtagcaggcgcctgtaatcccagctactcaggaggctaaggcaggagaattgcttgaaccagggaggcggggtttgcagtgagtcaagattgcggcactgcagtccagcctcggtgacacaccaagactccatctcaaaaagaaaaaaatatacaaagaaagcaGTATAAAACAATACTATGCCTAACAAAGAACACCCCTTAACAATAGCAGGGTACAAGCATTCTCAATAGCTCACATACATTCTCTTTGATAAACTGCCTGTTAggccatgataaaaaaaaaaacttactaaatctttaaaaattgaaaatgataGATTACTTTTTATGACCAAAATGGAATGAGAGtagaaatcaacaaaaacaaaactaaaaaatttacaaatacatgaaaattaaacaacacaacTCTTCAGCATGCTCAAAgggtaaaataattaatattcagCATGATCAAAgggtaaaataattaatattgtgaagCTGCCCATACTGCTCAGTGTagtctacagatttaatgcaatctctttcaaatatctaattttattttagcagaaatagaaaaagcaaccccaaaattacatgaaattttaagaaacaatGAAACACCCAATAATCTTCAAGGAGAGGAACAACATCGGAGGCATCACAATTCcctgatttcaaaacacattATATAGACTTAAAACAATTTGGTTTGATTATAAAAAGTGAACTAGACCAAATAAACAGAATGTAGTATAAATATAAACTCTCACACATATAATCACAGGAAGAGTTATTTGTacatccataattttttttttttttagatggagtctcgctctgttgcccaggctggagtgcagtggcacaatctaggctcattgcaacctccatctcccaggttcatgccattctcctgcctcagcctcccaagtagctgggactgtaggcacctgccaccacacccggctaatttttttgtatttttagtggagacggggtttcactgtgttagccaggctagtctcgatctcctgacttcatgatctgcccaccttggcctcccaaagtgctggtatcacaggcgtgagccagcgcgcccggcTGCACATCCATAATTTTTACAGCATTGTTATTGACAGGCAATAGGTGAAAGCAATGCAAATTTTTCTCCCCAGATTACTggataaatataatttgaaacataaaaataatggaatattactcagtgtttaaaaacaggaaatacaggctgggcacactggctcacacctgtaatcccagcactttgggaggccaagctgggcgaatcacctgagtttgggagttcgagaccagcctgaccaacatggaaaaacgcTGTCtgtagtaaaatacaaaaattagccaggcatggtggtgcatgcctgtaaccccagcctcctctcaggaggctgaggaaggagaatggcttggaacttgggaggcggagattgcggtgagctgagatcactgcactgcactccagcctgggcaacaagggcaaaactccatctaaaaaaaaaggaaatattctaaCAACCATAATAAACTTTCGTGAAATTATGCAAAACAACATACGTCAGCCACAAAAAATACTGTATGAATCCACTTACATGAGATATTTAAAGCAGTTAGActcaaaaacaggaaaacagaatTGTTTGTAAAGGCCAGAAAATGGGAGAAATGAGTAGTTGTTTAATGTGTATTCACAGTTTTAGTTCTGCAAGACAAAAACATTCTAGAGATACGTTGTATAATAATgtcaatataattaatataaactacatatttttaaataaagattctaaattttatgttctcgataattaaaaataaacagtaataaTACCTAAAAAAGGGACAAAattgatagtttttaaaattaccttcaaatcaaaaatgtatttctcccaCACAAAAATAGATTCCCAAATAGATATTAGAAGCAGGAGACTTTTTATGACTACTCAGATAAAACGACCACTGATCACTCACAAACATACAAGTCATAAACAATACAGAAATAATATGTGTATACACAAACACAGAAATTATTATATTGGGAATAGACATATGACTGATTCATATTTAACTTTGGCTCCACACTGTCTTAAAGTGTACAGAGTTGAATATTGTCATTCACAATTAccatacaaaataaaaactaaaaacacaattaaCTGATGTTGAGGTGGCATActctaaaatatgaaacaaaaaaaaataaaattggctgggcatggtggctcatgcctgtaatcccagcactttgggaggctgagaagggcagatcacgaagtcaggagatcgagaccatcctgactaacacggtaaaaccccgtctctactaaaaaatacaaaaaattagctgggcatagtggcgggtgcctgtagtcccagctactcaggaggctgaggcaggagaatggcgtgaacctggcaggcggagcttgcagtgagccgagatcacgccactgcactccagcctgggtgacagagcgagactctgtctcaaaaaaaataaataaataaaataaaataaaataaagtaaaatgaaataaaataaaattgcaaaacaaaatgaaaacatggaaTGTTAAACATATTGAACACCATTAAGTAGATTACTACATTTGGAAAAGAAATCTTAGAAGATGAATGTAGGGAAAAAGTAGTAGAGGGATTATCTGAAGATAAAAGAGGAtgagaaatttccaaatttttatgtgataaaagaaaaactaataccaatcAATACTGTTTGCTTtgaaattatttggaattattctggaattaaaaatgaggaaacaataaagaacttacaaaataaacaaaaggtgAAGGTATTTATCACCACTAGCAAGGTCCCACAAGAAATGCTACATGGTGGCCAGGcaccagtggctcatgtctgtaatcccagagtcttgggaggccaaggcaggcagattagttgaggctaagagttcaagatgagcctgagtaacatagtgagatgctgtttattttttttaatgccaaaaaGAGTCCATATGTTGAAAAATATAATGATGCTGAACAGCCTTGAAAAACTACATGAAACTATAAAGCTTTctgttaaatgtaaatatataaacacatatacaatTGTTTACTACCATAATCATGAAGCAAAATCTCTTAAAATTCTGCTATAGAATTTGAACAGAAAAACTGCATAAATCTGTTAAtagatacacaatataaaataatatttgtaataataaaaaactacAGGATGTAAacctgggcacaatggctcatgcctgtaatcccagcacttta
This genomic stretch from Pongo pygmaeus isolate AG05252 chromosome 8, NHGRI_mPonPyg2-v2.0_pri, whole genome shotgun sequence harbors:
- the LOC134740150 gene encoding putative zinc finger protein 66, with translation MSCHSWSCRSSLQFTENCPPTAPPDSAPTGPAAVTVRPAGTGRPVAKTPGFPGSREMLCSHFTQDLWLDQNIKNSFQKVIPRRYGKCRHENLQIKKGCKSLNASKVQEGGYNGLNQCLSITQSKILQSNTCVKVFRKFSNSNRLRRRHTGEKPFKCKECGQFFHRFLHLRQHQIIHTEEKPYQCEECGKEFKQSSGLTIHERIHTKERPYKCEECDKAFKQSSKLNKHKKIYTGDATYKCEECGKAFSYSSTLTQHNIVHTEDKPYKYEECGKALK